The following coding sequences are from one Schizosaccharomyces osmophilus chromosome 1, complete sequence window:
- the toa1 gene encoding transcription factor TFIIA complex large subunit Toa1, with protein MAVLPLSTKYPFTNKVSDFTTMSNSIVGEVYQHVILDVIANSRTDFEENGVDEATLQELQNLWQGKLVATNVATFPWAQAPVGAFPIGQLFDPVTGLRTDSLDVAAAAAAGATNSPILNNIAAIRAVQQMDSLAQQHGGSPFYPSPSSSGLNQTTQPGTSAEGSSLSDMPNNMNAPFTSYNKSTSLQLPSNPNPENPPNDLSSSVVSPSSDRAVPLDSNSSNNNAFGGLLLPNQNSVKNESTESLQPQRSSESSEKKDIPQADGIILEDDAESTVSKKGKYELAHDADKRIKEMLANNRVLQIDGTFDDNEEDKKESPGTPSDEAINSDLDDPDSDEAPEADEGSDVGQAIVLCLYDKVNHHKNKWKCVFRDGIVGVNGKDYLFFKANGEFEWI; from the exons atgGCGGTACTACCATTATCTACGAAGTATCCTTTTACAAATAAGGTATCCGACTTCACCACCATGTCTAATTCTATAGTG GGTGAAGTTTATCAGCATGTCATTCTTGATGTAATTGCGAATTCAAGAACAGATTTTGAGGAAAATGGTGTTGATGAAGCCACACTTCAGGAATTGCAAAAT TTATGGCAAGGAAAGCTGGTGGCTACGAATGTTGCTACTTTTCCATGGGCTCAAGCCCCAGTTGGAGCATTTCCTATCGGTCAACTTTTTGATCCTGTTACTGGATTACGGACTGATTCCTTGGACGTCGCTGCTGCAGCTGCAGCTGGTGCGACGAATTCACcgattttgaataatatAGCCGCCATTCGGGCAGTTCAACAGATGGATTCGTTGGCTCAGCAACATGGTGGCTCTCCTTTTTACCCTTCTCCTAGTTCTTCAGGTTTAAATCAAACAACTCAACCGGGTACTTCCGCCGAAGGGTCGTCACTTTCTGATATGCCAAATAATATGAACGCTCCCTTTACCTCTTATAACAAAAGCACCTCTTTACAGTTACCCTCCAATCCAAATCCTGAAAACCCACCTAATGATTTATCCTCAAGTGTTGTGTCCCCTTCTTCTGACAGGGCGGTTCCCCTAGATTCAAATTCATCTAATAATAACGCTTTTGGTGGGCTTTTATTACCTAATCAAAATTCTGTAAAAAATGAATCGACTGAATCGCTACAGCCGCAACGATCTTCAGAAAGttctgaaaagaaagacattCCACAGGCAGATGGTATAATATTAGAGGATGATGCGGAGTCTACAGTATCTAAAAAGGGCAAATACGAATTGGCCCATGATGCAGACAAAAGGATCAAGGAAATGCTTGCTAATAATCGGGTACTACAGATAGATGGTACTTTTGATGATAATGAGgaagataaaaaagaaagtccTGGCACTCCTTCCGATGAAGCCATTAATTCTGATCTTGATGATCCTGATTCAGATGAGGCCCCAGAAGCAGACGAGGGATCTGACGTAGGACAAGCAATAGTGCTCTGTTTATACGATAAGGTAAATCACcacaaaaataaatggaAGTGTGTTTTCCGAGACGGTATTGTCGGCGTGAATGGGAAGGattacttattttttaaagctaATGGAGAATTTGAGTGGATTTAA
- the hrd3 gene encoding Hrd1 ubiquitin ligase complex SEL1/TPR repeat subunit, with product MLLFILLIYLSCSFQKCVLGERSKFSYDLIDKKAALADSTGTDLSGFRDDILPLLELVTSATEIFVNDPKGLLYDANAGDPKSQFLVGMLYTMGPDDHLVIQLPQDEALSRLYLELSAKQNYTYALLALGYRYTTGIGTPKQVDKGLSYYRQVSEQVTSLVQPLTHFARNMAKDYPVDVYDLNGRQSSDSNILHIRDDMLEFLKDFAVNGNNITAHLNLAAVYHRGQLGKARNPALAMKHYLSALRLAYPGISEVSEKAISQIYETNKNGFPKPTMKNVGSIASTAFNIGCMELHGDIGKRNPTAAFNWFEFGKSLNHTSSRSALAYLYYMNYQVPIDETQAKQLLNEALSQNDPIACTIKGKLAISENKTEEALSYFQIAFEGSHLEAALYLAYIYSDINQEKAILLHEHFISRTLQMYFDFRALSMDTKVKYFFTRLSAELGNLMSQVLAGKNADPSKSFLKNAIVPYTNTTYREAQIALTYYSRAAVRHHLDSMIKVADFNQFGLGTPKNPGLAFALYTQAGTIGHSSLAYWRLGEMHEYGNGVPVDFEMAKKNYDISLELNYRGLLAILLARLRMKLSHPDTKFSVIYYATRSIVVGVLKSSQKLILFFNSIFSRKERNSDLLDTSFLQSVPSKSDGSEPMNPEIPSATPSSGIASESIAVDMDSLDRKFVETLSVTLLVVIVGYVLMKRHQQSRRSQVHFGNQIQSEHVNQSSSDDAVNG from the coding sequence ATGCTATTATTCATACtattaatttatttgtcgtgttcttttcaaaaatgtgTGCTTGGTGAACGGTCAAAGTTTTCATACGACCTCATCGATAAGAAAGCTGCTTTAGCAGACTCAACAGGAACTGATTTGTCTGGATTTAGAGATGATATTCTCCCACTGTTAGAATTGGTTACAAGTGCCACAGAAATATTTGTTAATGATCCCAAGGGACTTTTGTACGATGCTAATGCGGGGGATCCAAAATCTCAATTTTTAGTGGGAATGCTGTATACAATGGGTCCTGATGACCATCTAGTCATTCAGCTACCTCAGGATGAAGCATTGTCAAGGTTATACTTAGAGTTGTCGGCCAAACAAAACTATACCTATGCATTGCTTGCTCTTGGATATCGGTATACCACAGGAATTGGTACTCCCAAACAAGTAGATAAAGGATTAAGTTACTACCGACAAGTTTCTGAGCAGGTAACCTCTTTAGTCCAGCCCCTAACACATTTTGCTCGAAATATGGCAAAAGATTACCCCGTTGATGTTTACGATCTTAATGGACGACAATCTTCGGACTCTAACATCTTACATATAAGAGATGACATGCTAgagtttttgaaagattttgCGGTGAATGGAAATAACATTACGGCCCATCTAAATTTAGCTGCTGTGTACCACCGCGGTCAATTAGGCAAAGCAAGGAATCCTGCTTTGGCAATGAAGCACTATCTGTCTGCCCTTCGTCTTGCTTATCCGGGAATTTCTGAAGTCTCTGAAAAAGCGATATCACAGATATATGAAACGAACAAGAATGGCTTCCCTAAACCTACTATGAAGAATGTGGGCAGCATCGCTAGTACTGCATTTAATATCGGATGTATGGAATTACATGGCGATATTGGAAAACGTAACCCAACCGCTGCCTTTAATTGGTTTGAGTTCGGAAAATCTTTAAACCATACTTCTTCTCGATCAGCGCTTGCATACCTGTATTATATGAACTATCAAGTCCCGATAGATGAAACACAAGCAAAGCAGCTGCTAAATGAAGCTTTATCTCAAAATGATCCTATTGCCTGCACAATTAAAGGAAAACTTGCTATAtctgaaaacaaaaccgAGGAAGCACTTAGctattttcaaattgcATTTGAAGGATCCCATTTAGAAGCAGCTTTATATCTTGCTTACATTTACTCGGATATtaaccaagaaaaagcgaTCTTACTTCACGAACATTTTATTAGTCGAACTTTGCAGATGTACTTTGATTTTCGGGCTTTGTCTATGGATACAAAAGtgaaatatttttttacacGGCTTTCTGCTGAGCTGGGAAACCTAATGTCACAAGTATTGGCAGGAAAAAATGCTGATCCTTCCAAATCATTTCTGAAAAATGCTATTGTTCCGTATACCAATACTACTTATCGTGAGGCGCAAATAGCACTAACCTATTATTCTCGAGCTGCCGTGAGGCATCACCTTGATTCAATGATAAAGGTTGCGGACTTTAATCAATTTGGACTAGGGACACCTAAAAATCCTGGTTTGGCTTTTGCTTTATATACTCAGGCTGGTACAATCGGTCATTCTTCGTTAGCCTATTGGCGCCTGGGCGAGATGCATGAATACGGAAATGGCGTCCCAGTAGATTTTGAAATGgccaaaaagaattacGACATTTCATTGGAACTGAATTATAGAGGTCTACTTGCTATTCTTCTAGCTAGATTACGAATGAAGTTAAGCCATCCTGATACTAAGTTTTCCGTGATATATTATGCTACACGGTCGATCGTCGTGGGTGTCTTAAAGAGTAGTCAAAAgcttattttgtttttcaattcaattttttcacgaaaggaaaggaataGTGATTTACTAGATACCTCATTTCTTCAGAGCGTCCCCTCGAAATCAGACGGCTCAGAACCTATGAATCCGGAAATCCCATCAGCGACACCTTCGAGTGGGATTGCCTCGGAAAGTATAGCGGTTGATATGGACTCTTTGGATAGAAAATTTGTTGAGACTTTGTCTGTAACATTGCTCGTGGTTATCGTTGGTTATGTTTTAATGAAACGACATCAGCAATCGAGGAGGAGTCAAGTGCACTTTGGTAACCAAATTCAAAGTGAGCATGTTAATCAGTCTTCTTCGGATGATGCTGTCAATGGTTGA
- the ngg1 gene encoding SAGA complex subunit Ngg1/Ada3, which translates to MSFNQKTVPNNDSPVSSPINDISTDSENFLSALNEISNSRSVPHVSMLWKLLFELQKISKFNNKSEKFFSTYGEQFQSSKSPQPLSKASPISNHQSSESPKVDEEKEEKRKFSSAFDPQDDALASKKLKGLPADDTVDTVDTVDKPVTKENPEEQPVEIVRENIDLPVKSKDDQTGACYKSANELATGSLISFIVDDRMTYEEKKDLLCVSSFPKKDVRCLVAGTPVTEDFSNSKPNNQISISTFYSFLEPYFRSLDDDDVNFLKETSDVSKSYQNPPLGERFPEIPQEDDISNLCSASIYQSLKTMPHGSIELLQEIDTAGEDISCGPLTERLIASLLPDDVSNQNKMNPMVNGNDHANDSHVKKEGLEDIENEKEELNGMNNELSILCESDFSFYEERLRNRLRSFGVIYDDDIDWTKRQDDQISETLRSLQFRLKKVEEENQQRKQKIIEILPEEMAFQEFSAVLDDLDKQIENAYMKRNRTLKVKKKRIVNEKINASATSSYATIKSLMDKRSLWLEKLQPLFYKRLQSDCLRPPNSLFGSPGDEITNTSPFGRTNLLDNVDYNHTSGV; encoded by the coding sequence ATGTCATTTAACCAGAAAACAGTTCCTAATAATGATTCTCCTGTAAGTTCTCCAATTAACGATATCTCTACCGATTcggaaaactttttgagCGCCCTTAATGAAATTTCCAATTCTCGATCTGTTCCCCATGTCTCTATGCTATGGAAGCTATTATTTGAGCTTCAGAagatttcaaaatttaACAATAAGtctgaaaagtttttttctacatACGGGGaacaatttcaaagttcCAAATCACCGCAACCGTTATCGAAAGCTTCCCCAATTTCAAATCATCAGTCTTCTGAGTCCCCTAAAGtggatgaagaaaaagaggaaaagcGGAAGTTTTCCTCAGCGTTCGATCCTCAGGATGATGCATTGGCGTCAAAAAAGCTTAAGGGTTTACCTGCAGATGATACAGTTGATACAGTTGATACAGTTGATAAACCTgtaacaaaagaaaacccCGAGGAGCAGCCTGTAGAAATCGTTCGCGAAAACATAGACCTTCCTGTGAAAAGCAAGGATGATCAAACAGGAGCTTGTTATAAATCTGCAAATGAACTCGCAACAGGATCTCTTATATCTTTTATTGTTGATGACCGCATGActtatgaagaaaaaaaggatttgctATGTGTTTCCTCTTTTCCTAAAAAGGATGTACGATGTTTAGTTGCCGGTACCCCAGTTACAGAGGACTTTTCCAATAGTAAACCAAACAACCAAATCTCGATATCTAcattttattcctttttagaACCTTATTTCCGAAGCTTGGATGATGACGAtgttaattttttgaaagaaacttcggatgtttcaaaaagttatcAGAATCCGCCTTTGGGAGAAAGGTTTCCTGAAATCCCCCAGGAAGATGATATCAGTAATCTTTGCTCTGCTTCCATTTACCAAAGCCTTAAAACCATGCCTCATGGCTCTATCGAATTGCTTCAGGAAATTGATACAGCAGGTGAAGATATCAGCTGCGGACCTTTAACTGAAAGGTTGATTGCATCGCTACTCCCTGATGATGTatcaaatcaaaataaaatgaatccAATGGTAAATGGAAATGATCATGCTAATGATTCTCACGTGAAAAAGGAGGGTCTAGAGgatattgaaaatgaaaaagaggaacTAAATGGTATGAACAATGAATTATCAATTCTTTGCGAATCAGACTTTTCGTTTTATGAAGAAAGGTTGCGGAACCGACTTCGTTCTTTTGGTGTTATATACGATGATGATATTGATTGGACAAAAAGGCAAGACGACCAAATATCTGAAACGTTGAGATCACTACAGTTCCGCCTGAAAaaggttgaagaagaaaatcaacagagaaagcaaaagattaTAGAGATTTTGCCTGAAGAAATGGCCTTTCAAGAATTTTCAGCCGTGTTAGACGACTTGGACAAACAGATTGAGAACGCATATATGAAACGAAACAGAACTTTGAAGGTtaagaagaagagaatcgttaatgaaaagataaatgCTTCTGCAACAAGTTCTTATGCTACTATTAAATCATTAATGGACAAACGATCTTTATGGTTAGAGAAATTACAGCCCTTGTTCTATAAACGACTACAGAGTGATTGTCTTCGGCCACCAAATTCTCTATTCGGAAGTCCAGGTGACGAAATCACAAATACCTCTCCTTTTGGCAGGACGAATCTATTAGACAATGTAGACTACAACCATACTTCTGGTGtttga
- the sfr1 gene encoding recombination mediator Sfr1 has product MENNDNNIDLGNETDFNPSGPAMTENNSTHSAEAQNSKTELPPTPSRDNSKLKPTTPNASQDNSDLPSFSNIEKHTPNATLNPPNPRKRAREAKSVLSKPFKSPLKYPATPKTTPVTSRVTNHASDELKSSDEVSSDPVSSPSRPSPRVIKRAKKVFRSPISSGGKVQSDPEVARLLSERLVLEKDVRNLQEQLTTAETAKKVESKNEDKDLEALVYKWRGVAQRAAQVLYQPMAERIRLAGGVMQKYTIQEGEDRGEVEETRTEFTMGMFLHQFGVPLDLIAYDEEFEDWKN; this is encoded by the coding sequence ATGGAAAACAATGACAATAATATAGATTTAGGAAATGAGACTGATTTTAATCCGTCAGGTCCAGCAATGACCGAGAATAATAGTACACATTCAGCAGAGGCCCAGAATTCCAAAACTGAACTTCCTCCTACACCCTCACGAGATAATTCTAAACTTAAGCCGACTACGCCAAATGCCTCACAGGATAATTCTGATTTACCATCGTTTTCAAACATAGAGAAACATACTCCAAATGCTACATTAAACCCACCTAACCCAAGAAAGCGTGCTAGGGAAGCAAAATCCGTCCTATCAAAACCTTTTAAGAGTCCTCTTAAATATCCAGCTACTCCGAAAACAACCCCCGTAACTTCCAGAGTTACTAATCATGCGTCTGATGAATTGAAATCATCCGATGAAGTTTCATCTGATCCCGTTTCATCTCCTTCTCGTCCTTCCCCAAGAGTAATTAAAAGGGCTAAAAAGGTTTTCCGCTCCCCAATATCATCTGGTGGTAAAGTTCAAAGTGATCCTGAAGTTGCTCGTCTTCTATCGGAGCGTCTAGTACTCGAAAAGGATGTACGCAACCTTCAGGAACAGTTGACAACTGCTGAAACCGCAAAAAAAGTGGAAtctaaaaatgaagataAAGATTTGGAAGCTTTGGTATACAAATGGAGGGGCGTTGCCCAAAGAGCAGCACAGGTTCTGTATCAGCCTATGGCAGAGCGCATCCGTTTAGCTGGCGGAGTCATGCAAAAATATACGATCCAAGAAGGTGAGGATCGAGGAGAGGTAGAAGAAACACGAACAGAGTTTACAATGGGGATGTTTCTACATCAATTTGGTGTGCCTCTTGATTTAATTGCCTATGATGAAGAGTTCGaagattggaagaattaa
- the mep33 gene encoding translation machinery associated protein Mep33: protein MPPKKAPEGKGKPQGKNKAPEPKQKKDPMRKAADATFGLKNKNKSTKVQSKIKQIEQNAGSTNSKEAKHQEVMRKRREEEKKASEQAKAEVAALFNALPSKHNNQQFITRKEEVKESQKIDYYTDVRDHQTDLPPEKRPWTNTDIVCKFFLEACEQGKYGWLWQCPNGNMACIYKHSLPYGYVLARDKKKVDSDKEEISLEAFIEIERYRLGQNLTRVTEENFKQWCDKRQERLNKESEERRKSRPTGRGTITGREFFERNGGKVKDVIDIENEENWDFSALRRETEAMRDSQENDTATASA from the coding sequence ATGCCACCTAAAAAAGCACCAGAAGGTAAAGGAAAGCCtcaaggaaaaaacaagGCCCCAGAGCctaagcaaaaaaaagatccTATGAGAAAGGCTGCTGATGCCACTTTtggtttaaaaaacaaaaacaaatccaCCAAAGTGCAATCGAAAATCAAGCAAATCGAACAAAATGCAGGTAGCACCAACAGTAAAGAGGCTAAGCATCAAGAGGTCATGCGTAAGCGTcgtgaagaagaaaagaaagcttccGAACAAGCAAAGGCCGAAGTTGCTGCCTTGTTTAACGCTCTACCCAGCAAGCACAATAACCAGCAATTTATTACCCGCAAAGAAGAAGTCAAGGAGTCTCAAAAGATCGACTATTACACTGATGTGCGTGATCATCAAACCGATTTGCCTCCCGAAAAGCGTCCTTGGACGAATACCGACATTGTTtgcaaattctttttggaagcttGCGAACAAGGCAAATATGGTTGGCTTTGGCAGTGTCCTAACGGTAACATGGCTTGTATCTACAAGCATTCTTTGCCTTATGGCTACGTTTTAGCCCGTGACAAGAAGAAGGTCGACAGtgacaaagaagaaatcagCTTGGAAGCCTTCATTGAGATCGAGCGTTATCGCTTAGGTCAAAACCTGACTCGCGTCACCGAAGAAAACTTCAAACAGTGGTGTGACAAACGCCAAGAGCGATTGAACAAAGAATCCGAAGAGCGTCGCAAGAGCCGTCCCACCGGTAGAGGTACCATTACTGGCCGTGAATTCTTTGAACGTAACGGTGGTAAGGTGAAGGATGTTATTGATATTGAAAATGAGGAGAACTGGGACTTTTCCGCCCTTCGTCGTGAAACAGAGGCTATGCGAGACTCTCAAGAAAACGATACTGCTACAGCTTCGGCTTAA
- the ppi1 gene encoding cyclophilin family peptidyl-prolyl cis-trans isomerase Cyp2: MSNVFFDIIANGQPLGRVVFKLFDDVVPKTAANFRTLCTGEKGFGYSGSTFHRVIPQFMLQGGDFTRGNGTGGKSIYGEKFPDENFSLKHTKPGLLSMANAGPNTNGSQFFITTVVTPWLDGRHVVFGEVTSGMDVVKKVESLGSNSGATRARIVIDKCGTV, encoded by the coding sequence atgtCTAACGTTTTCTTTGACATTATTGCCAACGGCCAACCCTTAGGACGTGTTGTCTTCAAGTTGTTCGACGACGTTGTCCCCAAGACCGCCGCCAACTTCCGTACCCTTTGCACTGGCGAAAAGGGCTTTGGCTACTCTGGATCCACTTTCCACCGTGTTATCCCCCAATTCATGCTTCAAGGTGGTGACTTCACTCGCGGTAACGGTACCGGTGGTAAGTCCATCTACGGCGAAAAGTTCCCTGATGAGAATTTCTCTTTGAAGCACACCAAGCCCGGTTTGTTATCCATGGCTAACGCTGGTCCCAACACCAACGGATCCCAATTTTTCATCACCACCGTCGTCACTCCCTGGTTGGACGGTAGACACGTCGTTTTCGGTGAAGTCACCAGCGGTATGGATGTCGTTAAGAAGGTTGAAAGCTTGGGCTCCAACTCTGGTGCTACCCGTGCTCGTATTGTCATTGACAAGTGCGGTACTGTCTAA
- the cwf7 gene encoding Prp19 complex subunit Cwf7: MELHPYLDALPYYEKWYQEEDRAVATQLVEAEVVRSGGRKPPKPSLDDFTTPFKISERMQNAVEAAGRGEKLQSIDINRYINLQAPGNPGSLIQSAVALEYLRSREDNLELLRKHGESAWKNHINALKETLQYMEREIQTTRKKSQVCNRKRKHYQLEIGERLADQETQFGNLLLNSIQCCVATALTSR, translated from the exons ATGGAATTGCATCCATATTTAGATGCACTTCCTT ATTATGAAAAATGGTACCAAGAAGAGGATCGTGCAGTAGCAACGCAGCTTGTAGAAGCTGAAGTAGTAAGGTCCGGTGGAAGAAAGCCTCCTAAGCCTTCTCTGGATGATTTTACTACACCCTTCAAAATTTCTGAGCGAATGCAAAATGCTGTTGAAGCAGCCGGCAGAGGAGAGAAACTACAATCCATTGATATAAACCGTTACATCAACTTACAAGCTCCAGGGAATCCTGGAAGCCTAATACAATCAGCAGTAGCTTTGGAATACCTGAGATCGCGGGAAGACAATTTGGAGTTGCTGAGAAAACATGGCGAAAGTGCCTGGAAGAATCACATTAATGCATTGAAAGAGACATTGCAGTACATGGAACGTGAGATTCAGACTACCAGAAAGAAATCTCAAGTATGCAACCGAAAACGAAAGCATTACCAATTGGAGATTGGAGAAAGACTTGCAGATCAAGAAACTCAATTTGGCAACTTATTGTTGAACTCAATCCAGTGTTGCGTTGCTACGGCTTTGACAAGTCGGTAG
- the mdm12 gene encoding ERMES complex subunit, membrane tether and lipid transfer protein Mdm12 produces the protein MSIEFEWSKLDSELEVRLFHILEDRVSKLDLPSYIKNLKVTGFHFGDIPPEINIQDIGDPDPQFYEDEILDQVNDELEGDTSLRTTFSTSTSDLPPYGAEYRFPRLAYFHPAISTPGIISASGLTSPLREERPTPTSKSREERNRSDDFQVTVHARYDGNASLSLEASISINYPNSEFVSLPFQLVFKEISIDAIAVLAKMGSRTNLCFVDTLAHGTEENASSVIKNLKIESVIGESNRQLLKNVAKVERYVSQKVKRIIEDELVWPSYLTFE, from the coding sequence ATGTCTATTGAATTCGAATGGTCTAAGCTTGATTCAGAGTTAGAAGTAAGgctttttcatatattAGAAGATCGAGTTTCAAAGCTAGATCTGCCAAGCTATATCAAAAACCTCAAGGTTACTGGATTTCATTTCGGAGACATACCACCTGAAATAAACATTCAGGATATAGGAGATCCGGATCCACAATTCTACGAAGATGAAATTTTGGATCAGGTAAATGATGAATTAGAAGGTGATACATCTTTGAGAACAACTTTTTCAACATCGACTTCTGATTTACCTCCGTACGGGGCCGAGTACAGGTTTCCAAGGCTCGCATATTTTCATCCAGCGATTAGCACACCTGGGATTATATCAGCAAGTGGACTTACAAGTCCCCTTAGGGAGGAACGTCCTACGCCAACTTCAAAAAGCCGCGAAGAACGAAACCGTTCAGACGACTTTCAAGTAACAGTCCATGCTCGATATGATGGAAATGCTAGTTTGAGTTTGGAGGCAAGTATATCTATTAATTACCCTAATTCCGAATTTGTCAGTCTCCCGTTTCAACTAgtattcaaagaaatatcCATTGACGCAATCGCGGTGTTAGCGAAAATGGGTTCTCGTACCAATCTTTGCTTCGTCGACACTTTGGCTCACGGCacagaagaaaatgctTCTAGTGTAATTAAAAATCtcaaaattgaaagtgTTATTGGAGAATCGAATCGAcagcttttaaaaaacGTTGCCAAGGTGGAGCGTTATGTTTCacagaaagtaaaaagaattattgaAGACGAATTAGTCTGGCCCAGTTATCTTACTTTTGAATAG
- the hmo1 gene encoding upstream binding transcription factor, RNA polymerase I specific, Hmo1 — MAEEHGNLQKLSNSVSKLEDAFKLALGACQDIKEYLPILIAEKGDVSKPQEKASKNEKSKQTANKEPSTSALKDANVEAPVPIASAVPASSSVTEPVASASPTPSKRKARDPAQPKRPPTAYNLFQKNQRSEIKDSLGEKGNDVKEVNKAMHEKWTSLNENERKPFEEEASKLRETYDAEMTAFQATRESASSPAPAAAAEAEPQEGNQVAVSMPTTPASKNYVEFSETRPLAQASLSSPVTTSKKQNKKKRSSTNAPVEPQPQQEEGSATADKAEVNPSPSVGKRDKKKRRKSSVNPNNAPTATAASN, encoded by the exons ATGGCAGAAGAGCACGGTAATCTTCAAAAG CTTTCAAACTCGGTTTCTAAACTTGAGGATGCTTTTAAATTAGCTTTAGGAGCATGCCAAGATATTAAGGAATACCTTCCTATTCTCATTGCTGAGAAAGGGGATGTTAGTAAACCTCAAGAAAAGGCcagcaaaaatgaaaagtcCAAACAAACTGCAAACAAGGAACCATCTACATCAGCTCTTAAAGACGCTAATGTAGAAGCACCCGTTCCAATCGCTTCTGCTGTGCCAGCTAGTTCCTCTGTAACTGAGCCGGTAGCCAGTGCTTCCCCAACTCCCAGCAAGCGTAAAGCCAGAGATCCCGCTCAACCAAAGCGCCCTCCTACCGCTTACAacttgtttcaaaagaatcaacGTTCTGAAATTAAGGATTCTTTGGgtgaaaaaggaaatgacGTGAAGGAAGTCAACAAAGCGATGCACGAAAAGTGGACGTCTTTAAACGAAAATGAACGCAAGccttttgaagaagaggcATCAAAACTTCGCGAAACTTACGACGCTGAAATGACCGCTTTTCAAGCTACCAGAGAATCTGCTTCTTCCCCTGCCCCTGCAGCAGCTGCCGAAGCTGAACCCcaagaaggaaaccaaGTTGCCGTGTCCATGCCTACTACCCCTGCTAGCAAGAACTATGTTGAATTTTCTGAAACTAGACCTTTAGCTCAGGCATCCTTGTCATCTCCCGTAACTACTTCTAAAAAACAGAATAAGAAGAAGCGCTCAAGCACTAACGCTCCCGTTGAACCTCAACCTCAGCAAGAAGAGGGATCTGCTACTGCTGACAAAGCTGAAGTCAACCCTTCTCCATCGGTTGGAAAGCGTGACAAGAAGAAACGCCGTAAAAGTTCTGTTAACCCTAACAATGCTCCCACTGCTACAGCAGCTTCTAATTAA
- a CDS encoding xylose and arabinose reductase, whose translation MNLSKDAFDGHSQLGFGVYLLKDCYKQVYTALSLGIRLIDSAISYRNERECERAIQDFCRNSLDVKRDEIILVTKIPDSMQGFERTWKAILQSLRRVDRPFLDMVLIHSPKWPERRLESWRALVELKKEGIVREIGVSNYNVHHLEEIVASKLPLPAVNQIELSAFNSRIEIQEYCSNHGISLMAFSPLTIGQRLDDVRLLDLAAKYKRTPSQILLRYCLERNISPIFKSEKLDRIHENAGCMDFQMNSQDLAWMTTWDEEFVSKPSWNPIILP comes from the coding sequence ATGAACTTGAGCAAAGATGCATTCGATGGCCATAGCCAACTTGGTTTTGGGGTCTATTTACTAAAGGATTGTTATAAACAAGTATATACAGCATTGTCATTGGGCATACGATTGATTGACAGTGCAATAAGTTATCGTAACGAACGAGAATGTGAACGTGCAATTCAAGATTTTTGTAGGAACAGCCTAGACGTAAAACGAGATGAAATTATATTAGTCACAAAGATTCCTGACTCCATGCAAGGGTTTGAAAGAACTTGGAAGGCGATTCTTCAATCTTTACGGCGTGTGGACCGGCCTTTTTTGGATATGGTTTTAATACATTCTCCCAAATGGCCTGAGCGACGTCTGGAATCTTGGCGAGCGCTAGTtgaattgaagaaagaaggaattgtTCGAGAAATTGGTGTTTCCAACTATAACGTTCACCATTTGGAAGAAATAGTTGCTTCCAAACTTCCTCTCCCAGCGGTAAATCAAATTGAGTTATCGGCGTTCAATAGCAGAATAGAAATACAAGAATACTGTTCGAATCATGGAATTTCTCTTATGGCATTTTCGCCTCTTACTATCGGGCAACGCCTTGACGATGTTCGTCTCTTGGATTTGGCAGCCAAATATAAGAGGACACCATCGCAGATTCTTCTGCGCTACTGCTTGGAACGGAATATATCACCAATCtttaaaagtgaaaaatTAGACCGTATTCACGAAAATGCTGGTTGCATGGACTTCCAAATGAATTCCCAAGACTTAGCATGGATGACTACCTGGGATGAGGAATTTGTTAGCAAACCCTCATGGAATCCAATTATTCTTCCTTAA